In Leptolyngbya sp. FACHB-261, a genomic segment contains:
- the rsmA gene encoding 16S rRNA (adenine(1518)-N(6)/adenine(1519)-N(6))-dimethyltransferase RsmA gives MSIRPRKRFGQHWLRSEKALASIVAAADLKPTDHVLEIGPGTGSLTQMLLPKCGALTAVELDRDLIAPLLKRFGNLENFQLVEGDILMLPLPSANKVVANIPYNITGPILEKLLGRIATPINQFERIVLLLQKEVALRLCARPGSKHYGALSVKVQYLVDAAWVCDVGAQAFKPPPKVDSAVITLQPHPPRKIANNPQHLEKLVTAGFATRRKMLRNTLGGLVNREQLTSFLEQLEVNPQARAEDLGVDAWVSLSNLLVAAAQDDAPLLPESSRQDQPVSGDCG, from the coding sequence ATGTCGATTCGTCCCCGTAAACGCTTTGGTCAGCACTGGTTACGCAGTGAAAAAGCCCTTGCCAGTATTGTTGCTGCCGCTGACCTTAAACCAACTGATCATGTATTGGAGATTGGCCCTGGCACAGGCAGTCTGACGCAGATGCTGCTACCCAAATGTGGGGCTCTGACCGCTGTGGAACTAGACCGAGACCTCATCGCGCCCCTGCTTAAGCGCTTTGGCAACTTGGAGAATTTTCAGCTGGTAGAAGGCGATATTCTCATGTTGCCATTGCCCTCAGCCAACAAAGTGGTTGCCAATATTCCCTACAACATCACGGGTCCTATCCTAGAAAAACTCCTGGGTAGGATCGCCACACCGATTAATCAGTTCGAGCGCATCGTGCTGCTGTTGCAAAAAGAAGTGGCTTTACGCCTGTGTGCCCGTCCAGGCTCCAAGCACTACGGTGCGTTGAGTGTAAAGGTGCAGTACTTAGTAGATGCCGCTTGGGTTTGCGATGTTGGAGCGCAGGCGTTTAAGCCGCCCCCTAAAGTAGATTCTGCTGTGATCACACTCCAGCCTCATCCCCCTCGAAAAATCGCCAACAATCCGCAGCATTTGGAGAAGCTAGTCACCGCAGGCTTTGCCACCCGACGCAAAATGCTACGCAATACCTTAGGCGGTTTGGTGAATCGCGAACAATTGACCAGCTTCCTGGAACAATTAGAGGTGAATCCTCAAGCACGGGCTGAAGACCTCGGTGTTGATGCCTGGGTGAGTCTCAGTAACCTGCTCGTTGCCGCAGCCCAAGACGATGCGCCCCTACTGCCTGAAAGCTCCCGCCAAGATCAACCTGTATCTGGAGATTGTGGGTGA